Proteins encoded together in one Macadamia integrifolia cultivar HAES 741 chromosome 8, SCU_Mint_v3, whole genome shotgun sequence window:
- the LOC122086301 gene encoding plasmodesmata-located protein 8-like codes for MWRKRNLQLQHPYFHKTFSLALNLSSLLILLSSFSAHQVKAYIFIYGGCSQEKYQPNSPFEANLNSLLSSITSSGSQSDFNSFAIGNGTSTSPDTAAYGLYQCRGDFKTTECASCTLNAVSQISLLCPYCRGASLQLDGCFVRYESFDFLGKLDTNLMFKKCSRSTTNDPEFFRRRDDVLADLQTATGFRVTTLGLVEGIAQCLGDLSSTDCSSCLSEAVSKLKNVCGAAAASEVYLAKCYAKYWASGYYDSSSDTSGEDQVGKSVAIIAGSLAGLAIVVVFLSFMRKVMGD; via the exons ATGTGGAGGAAGAGAAACCTTCAACTTCAACATCCTTACTTCCACAAGACCTTTTCATTAGCTCtgaatctctcttctctcttaattcttctctcttccttcagTGCCCACCAAGTCAAGGCTTATATCTTCATCTATGGAGGTTGCTCTCAAGAGAAATACCAACCCAACTCACCCTTTGAGGCCAACCTCAACTCTCTATTATCATCTATTACTAGTTCAGGTTCTCAATCTGATTTCAACAGCTTTGCCATCGGAAACGGCACTTCCACTTCTCCGGACACCGCAGCCTATGGTCTTTACCAGTGCAGAGGTGATTTCAAGACAACAGAATGTGCTTCTTGTACCCTCAACGCTGTAAGCCAGATCAGTCTACTCTGTCCTTACTGCAGAGGAGCTAGTTTACAATTAGATGGGTGTTTTGTAAGATATGAGAGCTTTGATTTTTTAGGGAAGCTAGACACCAACCTTATGTTCAAGAAGTGTAGTCGAAGTACCACCAATGATCCTGAATTCTTTAGGCGTAGGGATGATGTTCTTGCAGACTTGCAGACTGCAACAGGTTTCAGAGTTACTACTTTGGGGTTAGTGGAAGGTATAGCTCAGTGTTTGGGGGATTTGAGCTCTACAGATTGCTCATCTTGTCTCTCTGAAGCTGTTTCTAAGCTGAAGAATGTTTGTGGAGCAGCAGCAGCTTCTGAGGTTTACTTGGCAAAATGTTATGCTAAGTATTGGGCTTCTGGTTATTATGATTCATCCTCAG ATACCTCCGGTGAAGACCAAGTTGGCAAGTCAGTAGCCATAATCGCAGGGTCCTTGGCTGGTCTAGCCATTGTTGTGGTTTTTCTCTCCTTTATGCGAAAAGTAATGGGTG ACTAA